From the Vicia villosa cultivar HV-30 ecotype Madison, WI unplaced genomic scaffold, Vvil1.0 ctg.000212F_1_1, whole genome shotgun sequence genome, one window contains:
- the LOC131625419 gene encoding cytochrome b5 domain-containing protein RLF-like — protein sequence MDSDNDFTFCQVSTPVVETKELVSNIADISIKEEPSNASSSNHTNAGFLWKDGLVNDSSNSKKEGTVGSLSFSVTSTATESNQSDTKNLPQKLPEQKSSIKKPTVRAKVPFEKGYSQMDWLRLTRTHPDLAGLKGQSNRRLISMDEVRKHKLEGEMWTVLKGRVYNISPYMKFHPGGVDMLMKTVGKDCTSLFNKYHAWVNAEFLLEKCLVGTLDESQ from the exons ATGGACAGTGATAACGATTTCACTTTTTGTCAG GTCAGTACACCCGTAGTGGAAACTAAGGAGCTTGTTTCGAATATTGCTGATATTTCCATAAAGGAAGAACCCTCAAATGCAAGTAGTAGTAATCACACCAATGCCGGTTTCTTATGGAAGGATGGTTTAGTTAATGATTCTTCCAACTCTAAAAAGGAGGGAACAGTTGGTTCTTTGTCTTTCAGTGTAACCAGCACAGCAACTGAATCAAACCAAAGTGATACTAAGAATTTGCCTCAGAAGTTGCCAGAACAGAAGAGTTCTATTAAAAAGCCAACGGTTCGGGCCAAAGTTCCTTTTGAGAAGGGTTATAGTCAAATGGACTGGCTCAGGCTTACTCGAACTCATCCCGACCTTGCAG GTCTAAAAGGACAGTCAAACAGGAGACTTATATCGATGGATGAAGTTAGAAAACACAAATTAGAAGGCGAAATGTGGACTGTATTAAAAGGCCGTGTTTACAATATATCACCATATATGAAGTTTCACCCTGGAG GTGTTGATATGTTGATGAAAACAGTGGGAAAAGATTGCACATCTCTATTCA ATAAATACCATGCTTGGGTTAACGCTGAATTCTTACTGGAGAAATGCCTTGTTGGTACTTTAGATGAAAGTCAGTGA